A genomic segment from Cyprinus carpio isolate SPL01 chromosome A22, ASM1834038v1, whole genome shotgun sequence encodes:
- the LOC109067176 gene encoding granzyme-like protein 1 isoform X3 — translation MVYIRDKISKVACGGFLVREDYVMTAAHCKESHLMVYLGVNDTNFLPDGIEVDPFPHPKFNMNRTDHDIMLLKLKTPATLNKIVSTIAFPKPENEQIQKDCMVMGWGWKKFHDESPSNVLKEANVTLIDSENCGTADTLCTEGSTGPAQGDSGGPLVCGGVAEGIVSFSKTKSNADHLTAYTHISHYLSWIHDEMKPPTQQQFETWKGKLDKLI, via the exons ATGGTCTACATTCGTGACAAGATATCAAAAGTAGCATGTGGTGGTTTTTTGGTAAGAGAGGATTATGTGATGACAGCTGCCCACTGTAAAGAAAG tcatctTATGGTCTATTTGGGGGTCAATGATACCAACTTTTTACCTGACGGTATAGAGGTAGATCCCTTCCCACATCCAAAATTCAATATGAATAGAACAGATCATGACATCATGCTTCTAAAG CTGAAAACCCCAGCAACTCTGAACAAAATCGTGAGTACTATCGCTTTTCCAAAACCTGAGAATGAACAAATCCAAAAGGATTGCATGGTCATGGGTTGGGGCTGGAAGAAATTCCACGATGAGTCTCCATCAAATGTGCTCAAAGAAGCAAACGTGACTCTGATAGACTCTGAAAactgtggcacggctgacactcTGTGCACTGAGGGATCAACTGGACCAGCACAG GGAGACTCTGGGGGTCCACTTGTTTGTGGAGGTGTTGCAGAGGGAATTGTGTCTTTTTCCAAAACCAAGAGCAATGCAGACCACCTCACAGCATACACTCATATTTCCCACTACCTTTCATGGATTCATGACGAAATGAAACCACCGACTCAGCAGCAATTTGAAACATGGAAGGGCAAACTGGATAAACTCATTTAG
- the LOC109067176 gene encoding granzyme-like protein 1 isoform X1 produces MSILSHITCLLLLRSCSPGFSMHDGIIGGKVSIPHSRPYMVYIRDKISKVACGGFLVREDYVMTAAHCKRSHLMVYLGVNDTNFLPDGIEVDPFPHPKFNMNRTDHDIMLLKLKTPATLNKIVSTIAFPKPENEQIQKDCMVMGWGWKKFHDESPSNVLKEANVTLIDSENCGTADTLCTEGSTGPAQGDSGGPLVCGGVAEGIVSFSKTKSNADHLTAYTHISHYLSWIHDEMKPPTQQQFETWKGKLDKLI; encoded by the exons ATGAGCATCCTTTCGCATATCACTTGTCTGCTACTGCTGCGTTCCTGCAGCCCAG gtttctccATGCATGATGGCATTATTGGTGGTAAAGTTTCCATTCCCCACAGTCGACCCTACATGGTCTACATTCGTGACAAGATATCAAAAGTAGCATGTGGTGGTTTTTTGGTAAGAGAGGATTATGTGATGACAGCTGCCCACTGTAAACGAAG tcatctTATGGTCTATTTGGGGGTCAATGATACCAACTTTTTACCTGACGGTATAGAGGTAGATCCCTTCCCACATCCAAAATTCAATATGAATAGAACAGATCATGACATCATGCTTCTAAAG CTGAAAACCCCAGCAACTCTGAACAAAATCGTGAGTACTATCGCTTTTCCAAAACCTGAGAATGAACAAATCCAAAAGGATTGCATGGTCATGGGTTGGGGCTGGAAGAAATTCCACGATGAGTCTCCATCAAATGTGCTCAAAGAAGCAAACGTGACTCTGATAGACTCTGAAAactgtggcacggctgacactcTGTGCACTGAGGGATCAACTGGACCAGCACAG GGAGACTCTGGGGGTCCACTTGTTTGTGGAGGTGTTGCAGAGGGAATTGTGTCTTTTTCCAAAACCAAGAGCAATGCAGACCACCTCACAGCATACACTCATATTTCCCACTACCTTTCATGGATTCATGACGAAATGAAACCACCGACTCAGCAGCAATTTGAAACATGGAAGGGCAAACTGGATAAACTCATTTAG
- the LOC109067176 gene encoding granzyme-like protein 1 isoform X2, which yields MSILWHITCLLLLRSCSPGFSMHDGIIGGKVSIPHSRPYMVYIRDKISKVACGGFLVREDYVMTAAHCKRSHLMVYLGVNDTNFLPDGIEVDPFPHPKFNMNRTDHDIMLLKLKTPATLNKIVSTIAFPKPENEQIQKDCMVMGWGWKKFHDESPSNVLKEANVTLIDSENCGTADTLCTEGSTGPAQGDSGGPLVCGGVAEGIVSFSKTKSNADHLTAYTHISHYLSWIHDEMKPPTQQQFETWKGKLDKLI from the exons ATGAGCATCCTTTGGCATATCACTTGTCTGCTACTGCTGCGTTCCTGCAGCCCAG gtttctccATGCATGATGGCATTATTGGTGGTAAAGTTTCCATTCCCCACAGTCGACCCTACATGGTCTACATTCGTGACAAGATATCAAAAGTAGCATGTGGTGGTTTTTTGGTAAGAGAGGATTATGTGATGACAGCTGCCCACTGTAAACGAAG tcatctTATGGTCTATTTGGGGGTCAATGATACCAACTTTTTACCTGACGGTATAGAGGTAGATCCCTTCCCACATCCAAAATTCAATATGAATAGAACAGATCATGACATCATGCTTCTAAAG CTGAAAACCCCAGCAACTCTGAACAAAATCGTGAGTACTATCGCTTTTCCAAAACCTGAGAATGAACAAATCCAAAAGGATTGCATGGTCATGGGTTGGGGCTGGAAGAAATTCCACGATGAGTCTCCATCAAATGTGCTCAAAGAAGCAAACGTGACTCTGATAGACTCTGAAAactgtggcacggctgacactcTGTGCACTGAGGGATCAACTGGACCAGCACAG GGAGACTCTGGGGGTCCACTTGTTTGTGGAGGTGTTGCAGAGGGAATTGTGTCTTTTTCCAAAACCAAGAGCAATGCAGACCACCTCACAGCATACACTCATATTTCCCACTACCTTTCATGGATTCATGACGAAATGAAACCACCGACTCAGCAGCAATTTGAAACATGGAAGGGCAAACTGGATAAACTCATTTAG
- the LOC109057200 gene encoding granzyme-like protein 1 produces MSILWHITCLLLLHSCTPGFCMHDGIVGGRVSIPHSRPYMVYIRDKVLKSACGGFLVREDYVMTAAHCKQSHVEVFVGVHDTNFLPNGIEVDPIPHPKFNSERPGHDIMLLKLKTPVPLSKVVGTISFPNPKNEKISRECMVMGWGWQNYSDVSPSNVLKEANVTLIDSENCGTADTLCTEGSTGPARGDSGGPLVCGGVAEGIVSFSETRSNGYLLIVYTHISHYLSWIHDEMKPPTQQQSETWKGKLDKLI; encoded by the exons ATGAGCATCCTTTGGCATATCACTTGTCTGCTACTGCTGCATTCCTGCACCCCAG GTTTCTGCATGCATGATGGTATTGTTGGCGGTAGGGTCTCTATTCCCCACAGTCGACCCTACATGGTCTACATTCGTGATAAGGTATTAAAATCAGCATGTGGTGGTTTTTTGGTAAGAGAGGATTATGTGATGACAGCTGCCCACTGTAAACAAAG tCATGTTGAGGTATTTGTGGGGGTCCATGACACCAACTTTTTACCTAACGGTATAGAGGTAGATCCCATTCCACATCCAAAATTCAATAGTGAGAGACCAGGTCATGACATCATGCTTCTAAAG CTTAAAACCCCAGTACCTTTGAGCAAAGTTGTGGGTACTATCAGTTTTCCAAATCCTAAGAATGAAAAAATCTCAAGGGAATGCATGGTCATGGGTTGGGGCTGGCAGAATTACAGTGACGTGTCTCCATCAAATGTGCTCAAAGAAGCAAACGTGACTCTGATAGACTCTGAAAactgtggcacggctgacactcTGTGCACTGAGGGATCAACTGGACCAGCACGG GGAGACTCTGGGGGTCCACTTGTTTGTGGAGGTGTTGCAGAGGGAATTGTATCTTTTTCTGAAACCAGGAGCAATGGATACCTCCTCATAGTATACACTCATATTTCTCACTACCTTTCATGGATTCATGATGAAATGAAACCACCGACTCAGCAGCAATCTGAAACATGGAAGGGCAAGCTGGATAAACTCATTTAG